attcatttatttattttatttatttatgcaatttatgCTATTTCTCGGTCTCATGCCCTCTCCTTCTGCCCTAATTAGGTTAGTCACTATGCCACCTGCTCTTGTTTAAGTGACAGGAAAAAGTACCCCTCTTTCTTCAGAACAATTCCCAGTGATGCCTTCCAAGTGCGGGCTATGGTTCAGATCTTGAAGCATTTTGGATGGACCTGGGTTGGTCTCCTCTACAGTGATGATGACTATGGTATCTATGCTGCTCAGTCCTTTCACCAGGAAATGCAGCTATCTGGatattgtgttgctttttctgaAATTCTGCCTTATGATACCAACCCCAGAAATATTCAGCATATAACAGGAGTAATTCAGGCCTCTACAGCTAGAGTGGTGgttgttttttccccttcatCCTTAGTAATATCTTTGATGGAAGAGGTGGTGTTGCAGAATATGACAGGCAGGCAGTGGATTGCAAGTGAATCTTGGGCCACTTCACCTGTGTTTCACACTTCACGTTTCCTGCCTTTCCTTGGGGGCACACTGGGCATTGCTATCAGACGTGGGGAGATTGAAGGGCTTCATGACTTTCTGTTACATCTGCTACCCAGCGGTGATCCAAGAAATAATATGTTGAAGATCTTCTGGGAGAACATGTTTGGGTGCAGTTTTGAAACTGGGGATAAAGAGACAGATGGAGAGCAAGTGAAAAGAGTGTGTACAGGACAGGAAGATCTGAGCACCACAAGCACACCATACACTGATGTGTCAGAGTTGAGGGCAGCTTATAATGTCTATAAGGCAGTTTATGCCCTTGCACATGCACTTCATGACCTGATGCGGTGTGAGGAGGGGAAAGGACCATTCATTGAGAACAAATGTGCCAACATAAGCAATCTAAAACCCTGGCAGGTGAGACCCACATGTATAGTGCAGATTCTTTCTAGGCATGTAAAAAGATGAAGCTGACAATGCAAAATGTGTACTCTAAATTAAAGATAAACACATAACAGCTGTCCTTTCTACAAACTGTACAGCTGGTTCACTACCTACAGAAAGTAAACTTCACCACAAGCTTTGGGGATCATGTGTCATTTGATAAGAATGGAGATGCTCTGGCCATCTATGATGTGATGAACTGGAAGCCAAATTCTGATGGGGCTATAAGGATTTACACAGTCGGTGTAGTAAATGAAGAGTTGGAAACAGGAATGGTGCTCACACTGGATGAGAATGCAATATACTGGAACTTTGAAACCAAAAAAGTAACatctctctttgtctctctccctctctctctctctctttttactTAAAGTCTAAATACTAATGAAAACTACGATTAGACACATGAgaattaattaatgaaagaaaatacaaacacatgaCTAATAACAGATGTTGTCTCTTTTAGCCTCCACAGTCTGTGTGTAGTGAGAGTTGCCCCCCGGGAACCAGACGAGCCACAAGGAAAGGTCTTCCTGCCTGCTGTTTTGATTGCCTGCCATGCGGAGATGGAGAGATTTCTAATACAACAGGTGAGCAGATGATTATTGgcaataagtaaatataatataaaagtaatttctttttattttctgactCCCAGATGTTATTGAGTGCATGGCGTGTCCAGATGAGTTCTGGTCTAGTCCAAATAAGGATCAGTGTGTCCCCAAAAAAGTGGAGTTTCTATCTTATGAGGATCCTCTAGGCATCTCTCTGACTACTGCTTCCCTGCTTGGCACGTGCTCCTGTGTTCTTGTTATGGTCATTTTCGCACATCACCGTAACACTCCCATAGTACGTGCCAACAATTCAGAGCTTAGCTTCATGCTGCTGTTCTCACtcaaactgtgtttcctgtgtgtgCTGCTGTTTATTGGCAAGCCACAATTGTGGACATGTCAGTTAAGGCATGCTGTGTTTGGCATAAGCTTTGTCCTGTGCATCTCCAGCATCCTGGTCAAGACTATGGTGGTAATAGCTGTGTTCAAGTCGTCTCGACCAGAAGAAAAAGGTGCAATGAAATGGTTTGGAGCAGCTCAACAAAGATGCACAGTTATGGTTCTTACAGCCATACAGATTGTGATATGTGCAATCTGGCTATCAACTGCCTCTCCCACACCCCATAAAAACAACCAGTATATTCACTCTATAATAGTCTATGAATGCGCTATAGGCTCAGTGGCTGGTTTTTCAATGCTGCTAGGATATATTGGATTATTGGCAGCAGTAAGCTTCCTGTTAGCCTTTCTGGCAAGAAATCTTCCAGataattttaatgaagcaaAGTTCATCACTTTTAGCATGTTGATCTTCTGTGCTGTATGGATTGCATTTGTTCCAGCATATGTAAGCTCACCAGGAAAATATGCAGTGGCTGTGGagatttttgccattttagcATCAAGCTTTGGATTACTGGTAGCCATATTTGCCCCAAAGTGTTACATCATACTTTTACATCCAGAAAGAAACACTAAAAAAGCTATCATGGGAAGacaagcacaaaataaatagttttaaattactgtgatgtaaaattgtgaacttgagatacttaagtatatttggtTGTGCTTACGttgaactattgcaagtatactttagggaCACTTTATACCTTTATTTTGCAGTTAAAGACATACATTAGCaaaagatcatacagtcctcatcaaaagtgacataaaaacacgtgtttttgttaatagtacaaatatgttaatagaaTAACTatacttaatatgaaataaatgtattttaaacttaTTACTTTTTGGTTACGTTTGTCATATTGCCCAGACCTAAAACCATTAAACCCATTAAGTCAAGTCCAGCAGTAGGACTTTCTGTAAAGCTCCTTTGAAGCTGTAATTTGAAAAccaatatacaaatacattttacgTGACTacattttcatgtctgtaaacaaatgagcaatatatatatttacattcttgaaatatttatccTTGTAAAATTGTAACACAAAGGTTTGTAGTTTGAAGTGAGTCCACTATTTATTAgaactttttctcacaatgtATATATATCCTCATGACTACTAGCTATCAGTTTCTTACATGTTCACTGTAGAGGACACTTGGACTGAAAGCATGTTTATTACACATTTTGGGAAACACAACAAGTGAAtaggaaaataaattatatttcaatattgctatgaaatattagatattattatgaaaatcttgCCAATTAGTACTCCcctttttaaacttatttcttCATTATACATTGTCCCAAAACacatgaatatgcaaattagatattgaaacatttaaaccagaaacattaaaacatttaaaccaggcggAATTAACTTTACAGTAGccctcaacactgattactgtcagactttcaaaatccttttcacttgattataataagtaagggataatatacatctttattttgcaataacaacagGCTGGATGTGTATTATCCcatttattacacagctgcttgccacaaaagtaaataattacacacaaaacactgatctgagttaaaatatttgaacgcaaatattccatgaagaaatcatcccaggttacgtatgtaaccctggttcccagagggaacgagacgctgtgtccgaaaacgctatgggaacaTCTTCGGCGAGACCACGCTCTGAACACATGTGTAATCTGGCCAATCGAAGGGCGAAACATCACGGGCGGATGACGTAagcgaccaggaagcataaaagcacatGCGGCGGAGCCAGGGTCCGCTTCGGAGAATGAAGCGAGCGCTCggagggatgccggaagtatggctcgagacgcagcgtcttgttcccttcggggaaccagggttacatacgtaacctgggacgttccccttcaggaactcgagctgcatcCGAAAATGCTATGGGAATGAGATGGCCACGCCACCAGACTTCCAAATCCCTGCCTAGAAAAAAGCAAGGGCAGGaggacagaagagccaggagTGGCTCGGACATCTAGGTTATAAAACCAAACAAAGGTGaggggcgtggaccatcccgcagcattacagatgtcctGAATAGGGACACCTGTCAGAAGTGCCTTGGAAGCCGCCATAGGACGGGTCGAATGAGCCTTGACCCCCAGAGGCGAGGGGAAGTCAGAGGACTCGTAAGCAGTAGAAAGGGCATC
This DNA window, taken from Labeo rohita strain BAU-BD-2019 unplaced genomic scaffold, IGBB_LRoh.1.0 scaffold_256, whole genome shotgun sequence, encodes the following:
- the LOC127159844 gene encoding extracellular calcium-sensing receptor-like, encoding MWFTLFISLYLLFNCITAASIFRSGTCQLQRRFRLNGVYQDGDVILGGLFEVHFFTMFPEQSFRIEPEEPYCEIFNMESFQHAQTMAFAINEINKNPNLLPNITLGYHIYDNCVMLGMAFRAAISLASGTENSFPNLNCTGPPPVIGIVGDPSSTPSIAISSVLGLFRVPIVSHYATCSCLSDRKKYPSFFRTIPSDAFQVRAMVQILKHFGWTWVGLLYSDDDYGIYAAQSFHQEMQLSGYCVAFSEILPYDTNPRNIQHITGVIQASTARVVVVFSPSSLVISLMEEVVLQNMTGRQWIASESWATSPVFHTSRFLPFLGGTLGIAIRRGEIEGLHDFLLHLLPSGDPRNNMLKIFWENMFGCSFETGDKETDGEQVKRVCTGQEDLSTTSTPYTDVSELRAAYNVYKAVYALAHALHDLMRCEEGKGPFIENKCANISNLKPWQLVHYLQKVNFTTSFGDHVSFDKNGDALAIYDVMNWKPNSDGAIRIYTVGVVNEELETGMVLTLDENAIYWNFETKKPPQSVCSESCPPGTRRATRKGLPACCFDCLPCGDGEISNTTDVIECMACPDEFWSSPNKDQCVPKKVEFLSYEDPLGISLTTASLLGTCSCVLVMVIFAHHRNTPIVRANNSELSFMLLFSLKLCFLCVLLFIGKPQLWTCQLRHAVFGISFVLCISSILVKTMVVIAVFKSSRPEEKGAMKWFGAAQQRCTVMVLTAIQIVICAIWLSTASPTPHKNNQYIHSIIVYECAIGSVAGFSMLLGYIGLLAAVSFLLAFLARNLPDNFNEAKFITFSMLIFCAVWIAFVPAYVSSPGKYAVAVEIFAILASSFGLLVAIFAPKCYIILLHPERNTKKAIMGRQAQNK